AGATCGTTCTCGACGGGCTTGCCGACGTCGTCGTCCGAAAACGTGGCGCACATACTCGGGGGTACCGCGACTCGAGACAAGCCGGTGGTGCCTGCAACGGCCGGTCGATGATCGGATAGCGAGTCCGTCGCGATCCGCCACCGCTCTTACGTTCGATCGAGTCGCTCGTGGGGTTCGCAGGGTGCGAGAGACGTGGGTGTGACGAGAATTACGAGTCCGGGCGGTCGGGTGATGAACTGCGCGCCGGCATGATCACCTATCCCCTCGACCAGCGGGCTCAATCGTCGCGCTCGAGCTGGTCGCCGCCGAACTCGTCGTCGCTCTGGATTCGGGAGGCCTGTGGACCGTCCTGATCTTGATACTTCGAGCCGCGTTCGCTGCCGTAAGGGCGCTCCGCCGGCGTCTTGAGTTCGGTAAAGGTGAGCTGCGAGATCCGCATGCCGGGCGTGAGCGCGACCGGTGCGGAGCCGAGGTTCGAGAGCTCGAGGGTGATCTGGCCCCGATAGCCGGGGTCGCAGAGGCCGGCCGTCGCGTGGACGACGACGGCGAGCCGACCCAGCGAAGACCGACCCTCGACGTGAGCGATCAGGTCGTCCGGAATCTCGACGCGTTCGTGAGTCGTTCCCAGCACGAAGTCGCCGGGGTGGAGAATGAAGTCGTCGCCCTCTTCGACGATCGTTTCGGTGACGTAGTCGTCGACTTCGTCCTCGGAGTTGGGGTGGATGCAGGGGATGTTCGTCCGCTGGAACTCGAGGAACTCCCGACCAAGCCGGAGGTCGACGCTCGCGGGTTGGATCTGCAGCTCCGGGTCGTCGAGGGGATCGACGACGAGGTCGCCGGCCTCGAGGCGCTCGAGGATGTCCGCATCGGACAGGATCATATCGAGTAGGAGCGAGCACGGGGCCCTAAATTCCTCGGTCCGCGTTCGCCGGGACGACCGCGGACGGATGCCGGGGCTCGAGCGCCACCACCCATCATCGAACCGATGGTTTCGGAGCGACTCCCCGATTCGTCCCGGTAGCAGCGTGATGTCTCCCGTTTGAAATTCTATCTTCGATGGCCTAATCCATTATAATGCCCTATAACGAAGGCCGATGCATGAACGGAACGCAGGACCGGTTTACCGGTGACACGAAGGTTCTGCATCAACGAGCGGTACGAATCCCGCTCCCGGATATGGAAGCCGAGCGGGTCTTCCACGAGAACATGATGACCATCGCGGCCGCTCGAGAGCGGAAGGCCGACCTGCTCGCCGATCCCGGGGTTTCGGTGCTCGACGCGTACGAGGCGGAACGGGAACACATCGGCGAGAGTTACGAGCGGCGGCTCCGACGAATCGTCGGAGACGATTACGAAGCGGTCGCGATGGCGTACAACCGCGGCGATCGCAACGACAGGCTCGGCGCGCTTGCCGCGTACTACCACGAGGGGGCGTGGCGGATTCAGCAGCAGACGACGATCACCGATATGATGTTCTTTCCGCTCTTCCTGCGCTATCCCAACAGTTTCACGATGAACATCCGGTTTACCAGCGGCTACACGACCTCGAAGTCGGTCCGCTACGAGTCGCCGGCGCACTCCTCCGAGGAGCTAGACGAGTACGCGGAAACGTACTTCGACGATTGTCTCTACTCCCAACAGCAGGCGGCGGAGTACATCCGAGAGACCGCCCAGATCATCCGCGACGAGTTCCCCAACCCCGACGAAACCTCCTTCGAGGACCGCAAGTACGGCGGTGTCGTCTCGGCCGGCGGCCGTCGCGGATCGGTGTTCTCGGCGATGCTCGAGTCCGTCGACCCGGACCCCGATCGGTTTTCCGAGCCGGTGGCGAAGCCGACGCTCGTCGAAGCGGGCCCCGAAGCGAGACGGACGGAACGGGAGTTGCTCTCCGGTGACGAAATCGTCCACTGACGGAGCCGACGATCCCAGTCGTTCGGTGAACAGCCGTCGGACGATTCTCGTCGACCGACAGAACTGGATTCGGATCGGTGGATGGTTGCTTTCAGATCAGCGGAAAAAACGGGTCGCGAGTAGCGGTCGCCGTCGATTCTAGTCGACGATGAATCCGCTCGCCAACTCCAATACCTCCGAACGGGATCGGGGCTGGTCGAAGGCCGCCGGGAACCCGATGTCGCCGTTCAGTTCCCGCAGGAAGGACGCGTGGCGCGCTTCGACGCTGTGGATGCTGAGCGCCGGCGCGACGAGTTCGAACGTATCGATGTACGGCGCTGCACCGGCGTACGCCGAGACGCCGACGTCCTCGAGAGTTGCAGCAGTGGCGATGAACTCCGACGGGTCCTCAACCGCCGTCCCGAAGTCGAACTCTGGACTGGCGACCGGGTCGCCACCCAACGTCTCTATCGTGTCTCTGAGGACTTCCACGTGGGTTATTTCGTGATCCCGGACGACGCGGAGTCGGTTGAGGACCCGGTCCTGAACCGGCCCCATCCCTTCGAAGTGCTGCTCGAGCGCCGCTTCGTCGATATTGCGGATACCGCGGGTGTAGAACGTCGCTTCGAGGTACTCGAGCGTGAGGGCGTAGTTCAGTATATCGATGTCGGTTCCGAACTCGTCGGCGACGGCCTCGGGTGGCGTGTCACCCGATACCTCCTGGTCCGTCTCGTGGTGGTCACCGTTCGTCCCTTCGCCGCCGGCTGCCGCTGCAGTCCCGACCGCGCCGGTCGCCAGTGCTCCGGCGAGTCCGCCGAGGACTGGTCGCCGACCGAGGTCGTTGTCTGTCGAATTGTTATCAGTCATATGTGGGCTGTACCCGGGTCGAACAAGCGAGAACTGGCGCAAAAGACGGCGTAATCGTTTTTGGGACAACGTGTCCTTTTGGATGAAGATTTCAGTACCCCTTACTGACAGTTCTGCGAGGGGGACGCGAGTCGATAGAATCCGACCGCTAGCGCCGACAAAACCGACACCTACTCGAGTATTTTCAGCGTACTATCCAGTCCGTCACGGGTTGCAATCGATCGGTTTCCCTCCGTTCCTCTCACTCTCTCGTACCGATCGAAACACACCCGTCGCTAGGGATTCTCCGACGGACGTCCCGGAGTCGTGCGGGTCACACCCGATCGGTGAATTAATGATGCCCTTGTCAGTGTACACCACGTAAGAGCGCCTCGCGAGGGAGGAGGCGGTGACGGCCGACAACCAATTGATATCAAATCCATGGTTTCAGTAGTCGACCTATTCGTTCGGATCGCCGGCGAGGACCCGGTGGTTCAGGGGCTCGTCGGCGGCATCGTCATCGCGGGGTTGAACCTGCTCGGTGCGTCGCTGATATTCGTCTGGCGGGATCCGTCCGAGCGCGCGCTCGACGGCGCGCTCGGATTCGCGGCCGGTGTGATGCTCGCCGCGGCCTTCACGAGTCTCATCATCCCGGGGATCGAACAGTACTCGGGCGGGGATCCGATTCCCACCCTCGTGGGCGTCGCGCTCGGTGCGCTCTTTCTCGATCGAGCCGACGGACTCGTCCCGCACGCGCACTATCTGTTGACCGGACAACGACGACCGGACCAGGCTAACCCGAGTACATCTCTCTCCCTCGATAACGAGCGTGTGACACCGGTCGTCCTGTTTATCCTGGCGATCACGCTCCACAATATGCCCGAGGGGCTGGCCGTGGGCGTCGGCTTCGGCTCCGGAAACGTCGAGAACGCGATCCCGCTGATGCTCGCGATCGGCATCCAGAACATCCCCGAAGGGTTCGCCGTCTCCGTCGCCGCGGTCAACGCGGGGCTGGACCGGCGCTTCTACGCGGTCTTCGCCGGCTTGCGTTCGGGGATCGTCGAAATCCCGCTCGCGGTACTGGGCGCGCTGGCAGTGAGCGTCGTCGAGCCGTTACTCCCCTACGCGATGGGCTTCGCCGCGGGAGCCATGCTTTTCGTCATCTCCGACGAGATCATTCCCGAAACCCACACCCGCGGCTACGAGCGGGTCGCGACGCTCGGCGTGATGGCCGGCGTGATCGTGATGCTGTACCTCGACATCAGCCTGGCGTGAGAGCGCACGTAATTACTACCGACACGGACGTGACATGGGCGACGCTCGTCGGATAGATGGATACGGCTAAACGTATCCCGATCATCGCTTCGGGCATGAAACAGGCCATCGTCGCTCGGACGGACATCGGCATGGGACAGGGAAAGCTCGCCGCACAGGTCGCCCACGCATCGCTGTCCGCCTACGAGAAGGCGGACAGCCAGTTACAAGACCAGTGGAAACAGGGCGGACAGAAGAAGGTCGTTCTGAAAGGCGAAAGCGAGCGTCAGCTCCACGAACTCTCCGAGATCGCGGAGCGGGACGGGATTCCCAACGCCGTCATCCGGGACGCCGGACACACGCAACTCGAGCCCGGAACTGTCACCGCACTCGCCGTCGGACCGGCCGCGGACGACCGAGTCGATAGTGTGACCGGCGAGCTGTCGCTGTTCTAGGCGGGTCGAACGTCGAAGCGCTGGTTGACTCGAAGATCAAGAGGACTCCTAGTCGGAGCGGTAGCCGCGCGGTTCGTCCCTGACGACCGACTCGTCGTCGGAGACCGGCGGGGTCGTCGGGAGGGACGGGAGCCGCGAGCGAACGTCGATCGATTCGCTGCCGAGCACCGCGAAGCCGGCGAAGATCGTCAGGAAGCCGGCGATCGCGAGGGCGTCGATCGTCTCCCCGAGCAGCGCCCAGCCGCCCAGCGTCGAAACGACCGGGACGACGTAGAAGATCAGGTTCGCGTGGATCGCGCCGGCCGCGTCGATGAGGCCGAAGTAGGCGATGTACGCGACGACGCCCGCGAAGATGCTGACGTAGACCAGCGCGAGGACGGCTTCAGTCGTCCACGAGATCGCGGCCATCGACTCGCCGCCGGACCAGGACAGCAGGTGAGAGAGCGCCGCGGCGAAGGGCAGCCCCCAGGCGACGCGGACCGTACTCGAGAGGTCGCTGTCGGCCCGTCGGATCAGCACTGCGCCGAGCGCGGCGGCGACCGCGCCGACGAAGAGGATCCCCTTGCCGACGGCACCGCCCAGCAGGTTCGCGGGATCGGGACTGACGACGAGTCCGACGCCGAGCAGGCCGAGCCCCATGCCGGCCGCACCGCGGGGGGAGAGGCGCTCGTCGGAGAGTATCGCTGCGGCGAACACCGGCGTCATGATCGGGTTGAGGCTGTAGATGATCGACGCGACGGCGCTGGTGACGTACTGCTGGCCGACGAACAACAGGGCGTTCGTCAGGCCGATCGCGAGCACGCCGGTCGCGAGGATGGCCCCGACGTCGCCGCGCGTCCGCGGGAGGAGTTCCGATCGCGAGGACGTCAGGCCGACGTACGCCAGCATGACGACGGCGGCGACGTCGAACCGGAAGGCGACGAAGAGCAGGGGCGGGAAGTACGCGAGCCCGGCCTTCGCGGCGACGAAGGTGCCGCCGAAGAGCAGACTCGAGAGGGCGAAGAAAACGGCGATACGGCTGGAGACCATCTACGCCGTCACCCCCGTCGAAATCGTTCGCGTCGAACCGAAACCGGCCGACGCCTGAATAGCGAGAATCATCGTACTACACCGTAGGAACTGCGGGTATATAGTTTCGTTCAGAAAATATTTCACGGTAAGAAAAGGCGTCGGAGCGGGAAAGAACCCGAGACCGCGACACCCCTGCAAGCCGTGAAATTATTTCACACTGCGAAAGCTGTTTACCGGGGCGGCGACGAGATGTCGTATGGAATCGGCGCTCGAGGAGATCGAGTTCCTCGCACTCTCGTCGAATCGGGTCGAAGTGCTAGGACTGCTCGCGGAGGGGCGACACACGCGGACCGAGTTGGCGGCCGCGACGGGAGCCTCGCAGGCGACCCTGGGACGGATTCTCGGAGACTTCGAGGACAGGTCGTGGATCAGACACGACGGAAGCGAGTACGTCGCGACGGCGACGGGACGACTCGTCGCGGAGGGCTTTACCGACCTCACGGAGATCCTCGAAACCGAAGCC
This portion of the Natrinema salinisoli genome encodes:
- the dcd gene encoding dCTP deaminase, translated to MILSDADILERLEAGDLVVDPLDDPELQIQPASVDLRLGREFLEFQRTNIPCIHPNSEDEVDDYVTETIVEEGDDFILHPGDFVLGTTHERVEIPDDLIAHVEGRSSLGRLAVVVHATAGLCDPGYRGQITLELSNLGSAPVALTPGMRISQLTFTELKTPAERPYGSERGSKYQDQDGPQASRIQSDDEFGGDQLERDD
- a CDS encoding ferritin-like domain-containing protein, producing MTDNNSTDNDLGRRPVLGGLAGALATGAVGTAAAAGGEGTNGDHHETDQEVSGDTPPEAVADEFGTDIDILNYALTLEYLEATFYTRGIRNIDEAALEQHFEGMGPVQDRVLNRLRVVRDHEITHVEVLRDTIETLGGDPVASPEFDFGTAVEDPSEFIATAATLEDVGVSAYAGAAPYIDTFELVAPALSIHSVEARHASFLRELNGDIGFPAAFDQPRSRSEVLELASGFIVD
- a CDS encoding ZIP family metal transporter, whose amino-acid sequence is MVSVVDLFVRIAGEDPVVQGLVGGIVIAGLNLLGASLIFVWRDPSERALDGALGFAAGVMLAAAFTSLIIPGIEQYSGGDPIPTLVGVALGALFLDRADGLVPHAHYLLTGQRRPDQANPSTSLSLDNERVTPVVLFILAITLHNMPEGLAVGVGFGSGNVENAIPLMLAIGIQNIPEGFAVSVAAVNAGLDRRFYAVFAGLRSGIVEIPLAVLGALAVSVVEPLLPYAMGFAAGAMLFVISDEIIPETHTRGYERVATLGVMAGVIVMLYLDISLA
- the pth2 gene encoding peptidyl-tRNA hydrolase Pth2, translated to MKQAIVARTDIGMGQGKLAAQVAHASLSAYEKADSQLQDQWKQGGQKKVVLKGESERQLHELSEIAERDGIPNAVIRDAGHTQLEPGTVTALAVGPAADDRVDSVTGELSLF
- a CDS encoding DMT family transporter, with translation MVSSRIAVFFALSSLLFGGTFVAAKAGLAYFPPLLFVAFRFDVAAVVMLAYVGLTSSRSELLPRTRGDVGAILATGVLAIGLTNALLFVGQQYVTSAVASIIYSLNPIMTPVFAAAILSDERLSPRGAAGMGLGLLGVGLVVSPDPANLLGGAVGKGILFVGAVAAALGAVLIRRADSDLSSTVRVAWGLPFAAALSHLLSWSGGESMAAISWTTEAVLALVYVSIFAGVVAYIAYFGLIDAAGAIHANLIFYVVPVVSTLGGWALLGETIDALAIAGFLTIFAGFAVLGSESIDVRSRLPSLPTTPPVSDDESVVRDEPRGYRSD